One Acidobacteriota bacterium genomic region harbors:
- a CDS encoding multicopper oxidase domain-containing protein, with protein MKRRTLSRTLSWAALFALALVSQAARAETYYLRAAQTTLSLPGGATTPMWGFALDSGAAVDDGTVTVPGPRLTVSPGQSLTVVLKNRLPASIPGVTTDVSILIPGVVPDADLNPVRNAGGRITSFTQVTTPGNNGTYTWSNLPPGTYLYHSGTHPQVQVQMGLYGAVTKDSAAGEAYPGVFYDQDLLLLFSEVDLTLHASVDGGTYGTAPAPTSTMYYKPSYFLINGKPFPEVPPVPAFSAGDQVLVRLVNAGIETHVPLFQGLYVRQVAETGNKLTYPRDTYSVVLGAGTTADALLLGPSSQLGGCTFPVFDRAMNLTNAAATGGGMLTYLSLTAGGPPPPRVGDTLMAVQGPGTVTLTWTDIPEANFYRVYSSTTPGPADFTNLQAVVSSGAVGATLSLPPEPLVFFQVTGCVTCGAEGPQK; from the coding sequence ATGAAGAGAAGGACCCTTTCCCGAACGCTGTCCTGGGCCGCTCTGTTCGCGCTGGCCCTTGTTAGCCAGGCCGCGCGCGCGGAGACCTATTACCTGCGAGCCGCCCAGACCACCCTGAGTCTTCCCGGAGGGGCCACGACCCCCATGTGGGGCTTCGCCCTGGACAGCGGAGCCGCGGTGGACGATGGAACCGTCACCGTTCCCGGCCCGAGGCTCACGGTGTCCCCGGGCCAGTCCCTGACGGTCGTCTTGAAAAACCGCCTGCCCGCCTCCATCCCGGGTGTGACCACCGATGTCTCCATCCTCATCCCCGGGGTTGTTCCGGACGCCGACCTCAATCCCGTAAGAAACGCGGGAGGCCGCATCACGTCCTTCACGCAAGTGACCACCCCCGGCAACAATGGAACCTACACGTGGAGCAACCTGCCCCCCGGCACCTACCTCTACCACAGCGGCACGCACCCCCAGGTCCAGGTCCAGATGGGGCTCTACGGCGCCGTGACAAAGGACAGCGCCGCCGGTGAGGCCTACCCTGGCGTCTTCTATGACCAGGATCTCCTCCTTCTCTTCAGCGAAGTGGATCTGACGCTCCACGCCTCCGTGGACGGAGGCACCTACGGAACGGCGCCGGCTCCCACGAGCACCATGTACTACAAGCCCTCGTATTTCTTGATCAATGGCAAACCCTTTCCGGAAGTCCCTCCCGTTCCGGCCTTCTCGGCGGGGGATCAGGTACTCGTCCGGCTGGTCAACGCCGGTATCGAGACCCACGTTCCGCTCTTCCAGGGCCTTTACGTGCGCCAGGTCGCGGAAACCGGCAACAAGTTGACCTATCCTCGCGATACCTACAGCGTGGTCCTGGGAGCGGGAACGACGGCGGATGCCCTGCTCCTTGGTCCCTCGAGCCAGCTGGGGGGGTGCACCTTCCCGGTTTTCGACCGGGCCATGAACCTGACCAACGCCGCGGCTACGGGGGGCGGGATGCTCACCTACTTGAGCCTGACGGCTGGAGGCCCGCCTCCTCCGCGAGTCGGCGACACCCTCATGGCCGTACAGGGCCCCGGCACGGTCACGCTCACCTGGACGGACATTCCGGAGGCCAACTTCTACAGGGTCTACTCCAGCACCACACCGGGACCGGCTGATTTTACAAACCTCCAAGCCGTTGTCTCGTCCGGGGCCGTGGGTGCCACTCTTTCGCTTCCGCCCGAGCCGCTGGTATTCTTCCAGGTAACGGGATGCGTGACGTGCGGGGCGGAAGGCCCCCAAAAGTAA
- a CDS encoding DUF1579 domain-containing protein translates to MRPMVIRFAAGAILAAALVSAPARAQEKEGQAPPAPSQEMQAMMEAYAKAAQPGPGHAFLAQLVGTFKATVKSWMGPGEPEVSEGISENTMIFGGRYLHQKFTGSVMGQTFEGLGLTGFDNTFQKFTGLWIDSMSTGMMTSEASLDATGKVLNSVETYPDPLTGKVKRTRSVLKIVDADTHVMEMYDVGPDGKEFRMMEITYRRK, encoded by the coding sequence ATGAGACCTATGGTCATCCGCTTCGCCGCCGGCGCGATCCTCGCCGCCGCCCTCGTTTCGGCCCCCGCCCGCGCCCAAGAGAAGGAGGGTCAAGCGCCACCCGCGCCCTCCCAGGAGATGCAGGCCATGATGGAGGCCTATGCAAAGGCCGCCCAGCCGGGGCCGGGCCACGCCTTCCTCGCCCAGCTCGTGGGCACCTTCAAGGCCACGGTAAAGAGTTGGATGGGACCCGGCGAGCCGGAGGTTTCCGAGGGAATCTCCGAAAACACCATGATCTTCGGGGGGCGCTATCTTCATCAGAAGTTTACGGGCTCGGTCATGGGCCAGACGTTCGAGGGCTTGGGCCTGACCGGATTTGACAACACCTTCCAGAAGTTCACGGGGCTCTGGATCGACTCCATGAGCACGGGAATGATGACCAGCGAAGCTTCCCTCGACGCCACGGGGAAAGTGCTGAACTCGGTGGAGACCTATCCCGACCCCTTGACGGGCAAGGTCAAACGGACCCGAAGCGTCCTGAAAATCGTGGACGCCGACACGCACGTGATGGAAATGTACGACGTCGGTCCCGACGGGAAAGAATTCAGGATGATGGAGATCACCTACCGCAGGAAGTAG
- a CDS encoding AF1514 family protein: protein MRTMRIETGEPAADFDLARRLAGSVAQSLLGECTCLSWRDRNSGRESPSNASDCHGSCEVPGYVEYAVTRGASLRVQVDGETFDFLFRALGEFASGTGE, encoded by the coding sequence ATGCGAACGATGCGCATCGAGACCGGGGAGCCGGCAGCCGATTTTGACCTGGCCCGACGTCTGGCGGGCTCCGTGGCCCAATCGCTCCTGGGCGAATGCACCTGCCTGTCCTGGCGCGACCGGAACTCCGGCCGCGAGTCTCCGTCCAACGCCTCCGACTGCCACGGCTCCTGTGAGGTTCCCGGCTATGTCGAATACGCCGTGACCCGAGGCGCATCCTTGCGCGTTCAAGTGGATGGAGAGACCTTCGACTTTCTCTTTCGCGCCCTCGGGGAATTCGCCTCCGGGACTGGAGAATAA
- a CDS encoding cytochrome c3 family protein: MKALRFAWLIGLVAAVLAARFSAAQEKAPSLEDCAACHEEVTQAFAGTAHGAAMAARSPEVLASACAACHRPTPAHLEEPSAENVRRVPGPSACLTCHGDRLGSVALATPGHERTGIACSDCHAAGHMKPAAAEPLLSASPRELCASCHRAEAAAFRLPYAHREGPGAMDCTACHDVHGLSARGRLTQGQDGGVCLDCHSEKAGPFVFPHPPQRLSACLSCHTPHGSANPRLLLRRQAADLCLECHTRVPSFHNLARPRYRNCLNCHTAVHGSNRSAVLFDE, translated from the coding sequence ATGAAGGCCCTTCGTTTCGCCTGGCTGATCGGACTGGTGGCCGCCGTCCTGGCGGCGAGATTCTCCGCGGCCCAGGAGAAAGCGCCCTCCCTGGAGGACTGCGCCGCCTGTCATGAAGAAGTCACCCAGGCCTTTGCGGGGACGGCCCACGGCGCCGCCATGGCGGCGCGCTCTCCGGAAGTCCTGGCCTCGGCCTGCGCCGCCTGCCACCGTCCCACGCCCGCCCACCTCGAAGAACCTTCCGCCGAGAACGTTCGCAGGGTTCCCGGTCCGTCCGCCTGCCTGACCTGCCACGGGGACCGGCTGGGGTCCGTAGCCCTCGCGACACCCGGCCACGAGAGGACGGGCATCGCCTGCTCGGACTGCCACGCCGCAGGACACATGAAACCAGCGGCCGCCGAGCCCCTCCTCTCCGCCTCGCCCAGGGAATTGTGCGCCTCCTGCCACCGGGCCGAGGCGGCGGCCTTCCGGCTCCCGTACGCTCACCGAGAGGGTCCCGGGGCTATGGACTGCACGGCTTGCCACGACGTCCACGGGCTGTCGGCACGGGGACGCCTGACCCAGGGTCAGGACGGAGGCGTCTGCCTCGATTGCCATTCGGAGAAGGCCGGACCCTTCGTCTTTCCGCATCCGCCCCAGCGCCTCTCCGCCTGTCTTTCCTGCCACACCCCCCACGGGTCCGCGAACCCCCGGCTCCTCCTTCGCCGCCAAGCCGCAGACCTTTGTCTGGAGTGCCACACCCGCGTCCCCTCCTTTCACAACCTGGCACGCCCTCGGTATCGGAACTGCCTGAACTGCCACACGGCGGTTCACGGCTCGAACCGAAGCGCGGTGCTGTTCGACGAATAG